Within Methanofastidiosum sp., the genomic segment CGAGATTTGAACCCGAGTCATGGGATCCACAGTCCCATAGGATAACCAAGCTACCCCACCCCGGCCATCAGAAAACCTAGAGTTGGGATGTTTATAAATGTTATGGGAGTATCCGCTCAACGAGCCACTTGGGATCAAAAGGCTCTAGATCGTCATACCCTTGACCAGTTCCAATAAAAAGAATAGGTTTGCCTGTAATATAACTTATTGAAAGAGCGGCGCCGCCCCTAGAATCAGCATCAACTTTAGTTAATATTGAACCATCCAAACCAATTTCAGAAAACTTTTGCGCTTGCTCTGCCACAGCATTGCCTGCAAGAGCATCCCCAACAAATATTTTCATGTCGGGATTTGATACCCTAACTAATTTCTTCATTTCATCCATCAGATTTCTATTCATTTCTGAACGGCCAGCTGTGTCTATCAAAACAACATCAATGCCCCTCGCCTTTGCATGATTTATTGCATCAAATGCAACGGCCGCAGGATCGGCCCCATAATTATGCTTTATTACCTTTATACCAATATTTTCGGCGTGTAGACAAAGTTGCTCAATTGAACCTGCCCTGAAAGTATCAGATGCTGCTATCACAACTTTGTATCCCTTATCATTTAATAATTTAGCAAATTTAGCTATGGTCGTAGTCTTGCCAGTTCCATTGAATCCAACAAAAGCTATAGAGAATATTTCTCCTGCTTTTCTCTTTTTTTCTATTTCTTTAAAGACATTATATTTTTTGTATTCAAGGATTTCGGTCAATGTTTCTTCTACGGCTATTTTTACAAAATCTTTTTTGTTTGAAGTTAATCCAATCTTTTCTCCAGTGAGTTTTTTCTTTAATTCGTTGACTATTTTCTCTGAAACCTTCATAGAAACATCACTTTCTAGAAGTGAAAGTTCAAAATCTTCTAGAATTTTGTTAAGGTCTTTTTCAGTTATTTTTTTAGAACTAACACCCTCTACAAGACCTGAGAATTTAGATTTTAGAGAGTCAAACAAAGTATCAACTCATAAAAGAGATTTTATTATATCGATGTCTCTTATAATCCCTATTAGAGCCCCTTCTGCATTTATGACTGGTATTTGTTCGATATTATTTTTTCTCATTTCTTTCGCACATTTGCTGATAGGAGTCTTTCTTGTAATTGTTACAAGTTCAGTTGACATTACCTCTTTTATTGGTTTTAAAGGTAGTGTGAGTTTCTTTGAAACTATGTGTAATGCATTTTTAGGCTCCCAGGCCCAATCGTCGCCTTCGCCTGAAATATTAAGCTCAGTGGTCTTAAGTTCGTCTAAGAATTCACCAGATGACATTATATCTTGGGTATCAACTATACCAACTATCCCGCCATCTGTTCCCAGTACCATGAAGAAATTTGATTTACTATAAACCATGATCATGAGCGCGGATCTTAGAGGCGTGTCTTGCCAAATGCAAGGTACCTCTTCTTTAATATATTTTTGACATGGCTCGTTTAATTCAAGTTTTGATAAACCGTTCATTACAATATCCCTAACGGCCACGACCCCCATAAGTTTTCCATTGGAAATAACTGGAACCCTAGTTAAGTTATTATCTAAAAGGATCTTAGCAACTTTTTTTATAGTATCTCCTTCTTTGACTGACTTAAAGTTTCTAGTCATTACTAAAGCTATTTGGTCCTCATTAGGATTTTTTATTATGTCTTCCAAAGAAATTATACCTACAAGCTCTTTTTCTTTGTTAATAACTGGTAAATCTGGCTTCTTGTATTTTTGCATTTTTTCGAGTGCCTCATTTACTGTTGCGGGCATGGTGACTGAGATTACATCCTTAACCATTACTTCTTCTACTTTTATCATAATATCACGAAACAATTTAGTGGGCAGAACGTGCTTTAAGATAAAGTAGTATATATAAAGCTTTTTATATTTGCTCTAAGACATCCTGTTCATGGATCTTAGAACAGTTGCATCGATTTATAGTACTGTTGTTGGGACCTTAATGATTATAATGTGGACAGTTTTTTACTTTTCAGGAGCTATCAATAGAACCTTATAGAATTATTATGCATCTAATAGGTGAGATTGTAACTGCATTTTTATTAATAGGGGGCGGAGTAGGTCTTTATTATAAAAGAAAGTGGGGAACTACTGTATATTTTTTGGGAACAGGGATGCTTATCTATACTTTAATAGTAAGTCCGGGATACTATCTCCAAAATAATAATTTAGAATTTGTAGGTATGTTCACCTTGCTCTTTATAATCACGATCGTCCTGCTTATCTCAATTATAAAACAAGATGGATTGATGAATATATGAAAATTGGTGTATGTGGGATAGCCTGTGAAAAATGTCCAAAAATGATTACAAAACAATGCCCCAATGGAGATATTGGATGTGTTCCAAAAGAGAACAAATTCTGTAAGATAGCAACTTGTGCTTATGAAAAGAAAATAAATCTTTGTTTTGAATGCCCTGAGTTCCCTTGCGAGATAACAAAATCAGGACCAATAAGTATTGGGTACTGCCAGTATCTCGTAGGCAAATTCTAATCTTTACCTAAGAATTTATTAAGTAAATACTAAAATTATAATTAATGGGATGGAAAGAAAGAAAGGCTCTAAGAAAAAAAGTAGCATCTGCTAGAATAAAAGAACTTTTGCGACTGTCAGAGTTACAAAAAGATGATGGAATTTTATCGGCAAATTTCATTAAAACCGCAGTTGGAATATCTAGACGCCATAAAATAAGAATTCCCTTCAAAAATAAGAGAAGATTTTGTAAAAAATGTTATACTGTTTTTATTCCAGGGAAAACTGTAAGAGTTAGGACTGGCAAGGGAAAGGTGACCTTTACATGTCTAAATTGCGGCCATATAAAAAGGATACCCTATCTTAAAGAAAAGAAAATTCAAAAGGATATAAAGTTAGAGAATTAAATATTTGAATTAGACTTGTGTCAAAATCAAAGAGATAATTCTCCTTCGACAATATCATAAATAACTTTCTCAACACCTAAAAGATTTCCGTCAAGTACTTTAAGGGCATTATCAATCTTCTTTTCCTTGTCTGAATAAAGTGTAAAGATATCCATTCCTTTCGATACTTTTTGGCCTTTTTCAACATGGAAATAGATTCCTGCCCCTTTGTCATCCGGTGCTCCGCATGCTCTTGCTATCATATTAATCATTCTTGTATCCATGAAATCTATTCTTCCTTCAATTTCAGATTTCACTGTGTGATTATAGGTGCCAACAGGTATATCTTCTGGTTTAACTTTAGGATTTCCTCCTTGTTCACGTATAATCTCTCTGAATTTGGATAGCGCTTTACCACTATCAATCATTTTTTCAGCAATCTCTTTTCCTCTTCCTCGTTGCGCCTTGCTACCCATCTCAAAAAGTAATCCGGCTATTTCGCATGATTTTTCTCTTAGATCGTCAGGACCTTTTCCACCTAGTACATTTAAAACATCAATTGCTT encodes:
- a CDS encoding CBS domain-containing protein, producing the protein MIKVEEVMVKDVISVTMPATVNEALEKMQKYKKPDLPVINKEKELVGIISLEDIIKNPNEDQIALVMTRNFKSVKEGDTIKKVAKILLDNNLTRVPVISNGKLMGVVAVRDIVMNGLSKLELNEPCQKYIKEEVPCIWQDTPLRSALMIMVYSKSNFFMVLGTDGGIVGIVDTQDIMSSGEFLDELKTTELNISGEGDDWAWEPKNALHIVSKKLTLPLKPIKEVMSTELVTITRKTPISKCAKEMRKNNIEQIPVINAEGALIGIIRDIDIIKSLL
- a CDS encoding thymidine phosphorylase; the protein is SEKVVIDIPVGKNAKIKDANVAKKLARDFITLGEILEMEIKCMLTYGGKPVGRGIGPALEAIDVLNVLGGKGPDDLREKSCEIAGLLFEMGSKAQRGRGKEIAEKMIDSGKALSKFREIIREQGGNPKVKPEDIPVGTYNHTVKSEIEGRIDFMDTRMINMIARACGAPDDKGAGIYFHVEKGQKVSKGMDIFTLYSDKEKKIDNALKVLDGNLLGVEKVIYDIVEGELSL
- a CDS encoding DUF3795 domain-containing protein, whose amino-acid sequence is MKIGVCGIACEKCPKMITKQCPNGDIGCVPKENKFCKIATCAYEKKINLCFECPEFPCEITKSGPISIGYCQYLVGKF
- the ftsY gene encoding signal recognition particle-docking protein FtsY: MFDSLKSKFSGLVEGVSSKKITEKDLNKILEDFELSLLESDVSMKVSEKIVNELKKKLTGEKIGLTSNKKDFVKIAVEETLTEILEYKKYNVFKEIEKKRKAGEIFSIAFVGFNGTGKTTTIAKFAKLLNDKGYKVVIAASDTFRAGSIEQLCLHAENIGIKVIKHNYGADPAAVAFDAINHAKARGIDVVLIDTAGRSEMNRNLMDEMKKLVRVSNPDMKIFVGDALAGNAVAEQAQKFSEIGLDGSILTKVDADSRGGAALSISYITGKPILFIGTGQGYDDLEPFDPKWLVERILP